The Cervus elaphus chromosome 12, mCerEla1.1, whole genome shotgun sequence genome includes a region encoding these proteins:
- the LOC122704949 gene encoding 60S ribosomal protein L23, protein MSKRGRGGSSGAKFRISLGLPVGAVINCADNTGAKNLYIISVKGIKGRLNRLPAAGVGDMVMATVKKGKPELRKKVHPAVVIRQRKSYRRKDGVFLYFEDNAGVIVNNKGEMKGSAITGPVAKECADLWPRIASNAGSIA, encoded by the coding sequence ATGTCGAAGCGAGGACGTGGTGGGTCCTCTGGTGCGAAATTCCGGATTTCCTTAGGTCTTCCGGTTGGAGCCGTGATCAACTGTGCTGACAACACAGGAGCCAAAAATCTGTATATCATCTCTGTAAAGGGGATCAAGGGACGATTGAATAGACTTCCTGCTGCTGGTGTGGGTGACATGGTGATGGCCACAGTCAAGAAAGGCAAACCAGAGCTCAGAAAGAAGGTACATCCAGCGGTGGTAATTCGACAACGAAAGTCATACCGGAGAAAAGATGGtgtgtttctttattttgaagaTAATGCAGGGGTCATAGTAAACAATAAAGGCGAGATGAAAGGTTCTGCCATCACAGGACCAGTTGCAAAGGAATGTGCAGACTTGTGGCCCAGGATTGCATCCAATGCTGGCAGCATTGCATGA